A stretch of the Hippocampus zosterae strain Florida chromosome 18, ASM2543408v3, whole genome shotgun sequence genome encodes the following:
- the LOC127590840 gene encoding BCL2/adenovirus E1B 19 kDa protein-interacting protein 3-like isoform X4 produces MSDASYTAADNNGDSGLNGSWVELEMNRGAAGSSQSSSAVSPVSGLLPLPQVEEEEAMVGALEHVPSSSSIHNGDMEKILLDAQHESSRSNSSCDSPPRPQTPQDEGQIIFDVDVTGRRDSQTEEDVSDKERDMDMLMKDADWVADWSSRPENIPPKEFHFCHPRRSVMLSMRKTGAMKKGGFFSAEFLKVFIPSLLISHILALGLGVYIGKRLTTPPTSSF; encoded by the exons ATGTCCGACGCTAGTTACACTGCTGCAGACAACAACGGAGACTCTGGGCTCAATG GGTCCTGGGTGGAATTGGAGATGAACAGAGGCGCTGCAGGCTCAAGCCAGTCGTCTTCCGCAGTTAGCCCTGTTTCAGGCCTGTTGCCCCTTCCTcaggtggaggaagaggaggccatGGTGGGGGCACTGGAGCACGTCCCATCCTCGTCCTCTATCCACAACGGTGACATGGAGAAGATCTTACTGGATGCCCAGCACGAATCCAGCCGTAGTAATTCCTCCTGTGACAG TCCTCCACGGCCCCAAACTCCGCAAGATGAAGGGCAGATCATCTTCGATGTGGACGTGACCGGCAGACGAGACAGTCAA ACCGAAGAGGATGTCTCGGACAAGGAGAGGGACATGGACATGCTCATGAAGGACGCAGATTGGGTTGCTGACTGGTCTAGTCGACCGGAAAACATTCCTCCTAA ggagtttcatttttgtcaccCTCGCCGCTCTGTGATGCTCAGCATGAGGAAGACTGGTGCCATGAAAAAAGGAGGCTTCTTCTCTGCCGAGTTCCTCAAAGTCTTCATCCCTTCCTTGCTGATTTCACACATCCTCGCCCTTGGACTTGG AGTGTACATTGGGAAGAGATTGACCACGCCCCCCACCAGCTCTTTCTGA
- the LOC127590840 gene encoding BCL2/adenovirus E1B 19 kDa protein-interacting protein 3-like isoform X1: protein MSDASYTAADNNGDSGLNGSWVELEMNRGAAGSSQSSSAVSPVSGLLPLPQVEEEEAMVGALEHVPSSSSIHNGDMEKILLDAQHESSRSNSSCDSPPRPQTPQDEGQIIFDVDVTGRRDSQVRTEVGPRGIEVVMATPLHELQTVVFTRTTEEDVSDKERDMDMLMKDADWVADWSSRPENIPPKEFHFCHPRRSVMLSMRKTGAMKKGGFFSAEFLKVFIPSLLISHILALGLGVYIGKRLTTPPTSSF from the exons ATGTCCGACGCTAGTTACACTGCTGCAGACAACAACGGAGACTCTGGGCTCAATG GGTCCTGGGTGGAATTGGAGATGAACAGAGGCGCTGCAGGCTCAAGCCAGTCGTCTTCCGCAGTTAGCCCTGTTTCAGGCCTGTTGCCCCTTCCTcaggtggaggaagaggaggccatGGTGGGGGCACTGGAGCACGTCCCATCCTCGTCCTCTATCCACAACGGTGACATGGAGAAGATCTTACTGGATGCCCAGCACGAATCCAGCCGTAGTAATTCCTCCTGTGACAG TCCTCCACGGCCCCAAACTCCGCAAGATGAAGGGCAGATCATCTTCGATGTGGACGTGACCGGCAGACGAGACAGTCAAGTGAGAACTGAAGTGGGGCCTCGGGGGATTgaggttgtcatggcaacccctCTGCACGAACTTCAGACTGTGGTCTTCACGAGAACT ACCGAAGAGGATGTCTCGGACAAGGAGAGGGACATGGACATGCTCATGAAGGACGCAGATTGGGTTGCTGACTGGTCTAGTCGACCGGAAAACATTCCTCCTAA ggagtttcatttttgtcaccCTCGCCGCTCTGTGATGCTCAGCATGAGGAAGACTGGTGCCATGAAAAAAGGAGGCTTCTTCTCTGCCGAGTTCCTCAAAGTCTTCATCCCTTCCTTGCTGATTTCACACATCCTCGCCCTTGGACTTGG AGTGTACATTGGGAAGAGATTGACCACGCCCCCCACCAGCTCTTTCTGA
- the LOC127590840 gene encoding BCL2/adenovirus E1B 19 kDa protein-interacting protein 3-like isoform X2, whose amino-acid sequence MSDASYTAADNNGDSGLNGSWVELEMNRGAAGSSQSSSAVSPVSGLLPLPQVEEEEAMVGALEHVPSSSSIHNGDMEKILLDAQHESSRSNSSCDSPPRPQTPQDEGQIIFDVDVTGRRDSQVRTEVGPRGIEVVMATPLHELQTVVFTRTTEEDVSDKERDMDMLMKDADWVADWSSRPENIPPKEFHFCHPRRSVMLSMRKTGAMKKGGFFSAEFLKVFIPSLLISHILALGLG is encoded by the exons ATGTCCGACGCTAGTTACACTGCTGCAGACAACAACGGAGACTCTGGGCTCAATG GGTCCTGGGTGGAATTGGAGATGAACAGAGGCGCTGCAGGCTCAAGCCAGTCGTCTTCCGCAGTTAGCCCTGTTTCAGGCCTGTTGCCCCTTCCTcaggtggaggaagaggaggccatGGTGGGGGCACTGGAGCACGTCCCATCCTCGTCCTCTATCCACAACGGTGACATGGAGAAGATCTTACTGGATGCCCAGCACGAATCCAGCCGTAGTAATTCCTCCTGTGACAG TCCTCCACGGCCCCAAACTCCGCAAGATGAAGGGCAGATCATCTTCGATGTGGACGTGACCGGCAGACGAGACAGTCAAGTGAGAACTGAAGTGGGGCCTCGGGGGATTgaggttgtcatggcaacccctCTGCACGAACTTCAGACTGTGGTCTTCACGAGAACT ACCGAAGAGGATGTCTCGGACAAGGAGAGGGACATGGACATGCTCATGAAGGACGCAGATTGGGTTGCTGACTGGTCTAGTCGACCGGAAAACATTCCTCCTAA ggagtttcatttttgtcaccCTCGCCGCTCTGTGATGCTCAGCATGAGGAAGACTGGTGCCATGAAAAAAGGAGGCTTCTTCTCTGCCGAGTTCCTCAAAGTCTTCATCCCTTCCTTGCTGATTTCACACATCCTCGCCCTTGGACTTGGGTAA
- the LOC127590840 gene encoding BCL2/adenovirus E1B 19 kDa protein-interacting protein 3-like isoform X3 has product MNRGAAGSSQSSSAVSPVSGLLPLPQVEEEEAMVGALEHVPSSSSIHNGDMEKILLDAQHESSRSNSSCDSPPRPQTPQDEGQIIFDVDVTGRRDSQVRTEVGPRGIEVVMATPLHELQTVVFTRTTEEDVSDKERDMDMLMKDADWVADWSSRPENIPPKEFHFCHPRRSVMLSMRKTGAMKKGGFFSAEFLKVFIPSLLISHILALGLGVYIGKRLTTPPTSSF; this is encoded by the exons ATGAACAGAGGCGCTGCAGGCTCAAGCCAGTCGTCTTCCGCAGTTAGCCCTGTTTCAGGCCTGTTGCCCCTTCCTcaggtggaggaagaggaggccatGGTGGGGGCACTGGAGCACGTCCCATCCTCGTCCTCTATCCACAACGGTGACATGGAGAAGATCTTACTGGATGCCCAGCACGAATCCAGCCGTAGTAATTCCTCCTGTGACAG TCCTCCACGGCCCCAAACTCCGCAAGATGAAGGGCAGATCATCTTCGATGTGGACGTGACCGGCAGACGAGACAGTCAAGTGAGAACTGAAGTGGGGCCTCGGGGGATTgaggttgtcatggcaacccctCTGCACGAACTTCAGACTGTGGTCTTCACGAGAACT ACCGAAGAGGATGTCTCGGACAAGGAGAGGGACATGGACATGCTCATGAAGGACGCAGATTGGGTTGCTGACTGGTCTAGTCGACCGGAAAACATTCCTCCTAA ggagtttcatttttgtcaccCTCGCCGCTCTGTGATGCTCAGCATGAGGAAGACTGGTGCCATGAAAAAAGGAGGCTTCTTCTCTGCCGAGTTCCTCAAAGTCTTCATCCCTTCCTTGCTGATTTCACACATCCTCGCCCTTGGACTTGG AGTGTACATTGGGAAGAGATTGACCACGCCCCCCACCAGCTCTTTCTGA